From Halococcus saccharolyticus DSM 5350, a single genomic window includes:
- a CDS encoding DUF5783 family protein has protein sequence MTEFSPEKFEDKYEHYFPELQTAYRNAFEQMGERYDSNLVHAIDQQVLNESEPFYDADSEDGAADGNGEFRIELPDDPAERVTGVVVDEEKLDRVLTEYVETLETELEAVFGLDDGSPKA, from the coding sequence ATGACCGAGTTCAGTCCCGAAAAGTTCGAGGACAAGTACGAGCACTACTTCCCCGAGCTCCAGACCGCGTATCGAAACGCCTTCGAGCAGATGGGCGAGCGCTACGACTCCAATCTCGTCCACGCGATCGACCAGCAGGTGCTGAACGAGAGCGAGCCGTTCTACGACGCGGACAGTGAGGACGGTGCAGCCGACGGAAACGGGGAGTTCAGGATCGAGCTCCCCGACGATCCCGCCGAGCGCGTTACCGGCGTGGTGGTCGACGAGGAGAAACTCGACCGCGTTCTCACGGAGTACGTCGAAACGCTCGAAACCGAGCTCGAGGCAGTGTTCGGACTCGATGACGGGAGTCCAAAAGCCTAA
- a CDS encoding aminopeptidase: MDPRVREHADVLVEHCCDVTADDNVLIHAPPAAEDLVVALYERLGERGARPALHWSSGRAGRAYARAMDPDEYRTADHTLAEMEETDVVFMIGGSQNTAETSDVAPEMSAARGRAHEPIFKERLAKQWVITQHPTAGNAQKAEMSTEAYNEFVYRAVNKDWDAQREHQAQMVEILDPASEVRIVSGETTDISMSIDGMDAANDDGEMNMPGGEVFTVPVPESVAGEVRFDKPLLRSGREIEDAFLRFEDGEVVEHSAEKNEDLLTSILDTDEGARRLGELGIGMNRDIDRFTYNMLFDEKMGDTVHMAVGDAIDECVPDDAEKNESAQHVDMIVDTSEDSRIEIDGEVIQRNGTFRFEDGFDA, encoded by the coding sequence ATGGATCCGCGCGTCCGCGAGCACGCTGACGTCCTCGTCGAACACTGCTGTGACGTGACCGCCGATGACAACGTCCTGATTCACGCCCCGCCGGCGGCCGAGGACCTCGTGGTCGCGCTCTACGAACGCCTCGGCGAGCGCGGCGCGCGACCCGCGCTCCACTGGTCGAGCGGGCGGGCTGGACGGGCGTACGCCCGGGCGATGGACCCCGACGAGTACCGCACCGCCGACCACACGCTCGCCGAGATGGAAGAAACCGATGTCGTATTCATGATCGGCGGATCGCAAAACACCGCCGAAACCAGCGACGTGGCTCCCGAGATGAGCGCCGCACGGGGTCGGGCCCACGAACCGATCTTCAAGGAGCGCCTCGCCAAACAGTGGGTCATCACCCAGCATCCGACGGCTGGCAACGCACAGAAAGCCGAAATGAGCACCGAAGCCTACAACGAGTTCGTCTACCGCGCGGTGAATAAGGACTGGGACGCCCAGCGAGAACACCAAGCACAGATGGTCGAAATCCTCGATCCGGCGAGTGAGGTCCGGATCGTCTCGGGCGAGACCACCGATATCTCGATGTCGATCGACGGGATGGACGCCGCGAACGACGACGGCGAGATGAACATGCCTGGCGGCGAGGTGTTCACCGTCCCGGTACCAGAATCGGTCGCTGGCGAAGTCCGCTTCGACAAGCCGCTCCTTCGGAGCGGACGGGAGATCGAGGACGCCTTCCTCCGGTTCGAAGACGGCGAGGTGGTCGAGCACAGTGCGGAGAAAAATGAGGACCTCCTGACGTCGATCCTCGACACCGACGAGGGTGCGCGCCGGCTGGGCGAACTCGGCATCGGGATGAACCGCGACATCGATCGGTTCACGTACAACATGCTGTTCGACGAGAAGATGGGCGACACCGTCCACATGGCGGTCGGGGACGCCATCGACGAGTGCGTTCCCGACGATGCCGAGAAGAACGAGAGCGCCCAGCACGTCGACATGATCGTGGACACGAGCGAAGATTCGCGAATCGAGATCGATGGCGAGG
- a CDS encoding NifU family protein, whose translation MSTETQGSDDDLREEISNFLRRNFPQIQMHGGSAAIQDLDREAGEVTVSLGGACSGCGISPMTIQAIKSRMVKEIPEIEQVHANTGMDGGGMGDAGFGGGGMSPSFPGEGGSEDDEGPQAPF comes from the coding sequence ATGAGCACGGAAACACAGGGGAGCGACGACGACCTGCGCGAGGAGATCTCGAACTTCCTGCGCCGGAACTTCCCGCAGATCCAGATGCACGGCGGCAGCGCCGCGATCCAGGACCTCGACCGCGAGGCCGGCGAGGTTACGGTCTCGCTCGGCGGTGCCTGCTCGGGCTGTGGGATTTCGCCGATGACGATCCAGGCGATCAAGAGCCGGATGGTCAAGGAGATCCCCGAGATCGAACAGGTTCACGCCAACACCGGGATGGACGGCGGCGGGATGGGCGATGCCGGCTTCGGCGGCGGCGGAATGAGTCCATCGTTCCCCGGCGAGGGCGGCAGCGAGGACGACGAAGGGCCGCAGGCCCCGTTCTGA